Within Schumannella luteola, the genomic segment CGCCGACGACATCACCGAGCAGGCGGATGCCGAGCTGCGCCTGCAGGTGTGGGGCGCTGGCGATGCGGGGGTCGGCAGCGGCGGTCTCGGCAACGGCGACGGATCCGGCGGGGCCGGCGCGGGCGGTTCGGGCGCCGGCGCCGGTCGCGGCGGAGACCTCGCCGGCACCGGCGTCGCCGGGGCCTGGCCGGCGGCGCTGCTGGCGCTCGGCGCGATCGGCAGCGGTCTCGTGCTCGCCGCGCTGGCACGCCGTCGCCGCAGCTGGCTCGACACCGCGCGGGGCGCATCGTGAGCCGCCGCAATCGGGAGGCGGCGTCGCGCCGGCGCGTCCTCGCCGGACGTCGCCTCCTTGCCGGACGCCCGCGGCTGCAGGCCGCGCTCGCCGCGGTCATGGCCGCGGCGCTGGGGCTCGCTGTCGCCTACCCGGCGGCGAGCAGCATCCGCAGCACCGAAGCCGCCTGGACCGACGGCGAGGTCATCATCGGCACGCTCGCGACGCTTAAGGTGAACCCCGTCACGACGGCGGCGTGCCGCAACGCCTCGGGTGAGCTGGGCCTGCTGAACCCGAGCGTGCCCATCCAGTGGACCGCGCCGCCCGCGACCTCCGACGGCATCGCCCCGACCTCCTACATCGTGACCTGGTCGGGCAACGCGACCACCCCGGGGTCCGCTGAGACGACGGCGACCAGCTACGGCATCCCCGTCTCGGTGCTCGCGCTCGGCGCGACCGGCTCGGCGACCGTCACGGCGAAGTACAACAACTGGGTGTCGGCGCCCTCGGCCCCGCGCACCTTCACGATCACCTCGCTGCTGATCGTCACGACCTACAACTGCGTCTGACACGGCCCCGCTCGCGGGTGAGCGACGGGCTGCTGCCGGGCCGCTCGCGGGCTCGCGTTGCCGGGCGGCCGAACGTCGGGTACTCTCGGAGGGTTGCGCGTCTCGGCGCGCTTCTTCTTGTGTGCCGCCGCATCCTCGGATTCGGTCTCGGCACGCCGACAAGTGACCTTGGGTGAGTCGGCCTGGGATGCGTCCCGCCGCCTCACGGTAGCCGACGGAGAGATCCGTCTCGATATTGGAGGAACCATGGCAGCCGTGTGCCAGGTGACCGGAGCCGTTCCCGGCTTCGGACACAACATCTCGCACTCGCACCGCCGGACGAAGCGCCGCTTCGACCCGAACGTGCAGAAGAAGAAGTACTACGTCCCGTCGCTGCGCCGCACCGTGACCCTGACGCTGTCCGCTAAGGGCATCAAGGTCATCGACGCTCGCGGCATCGAGTCGGTCGTCAAGGACCTGCTGGCCCGTGGGGAGAAGATCTGATGGCCAAGAAGGCACAGGACGTCCGTCCGATCATCAAGCTCCGCTCCACCGCCGGCACCGGGTACACCTACGTGACCCGCAAGAACCGCCGCAACAACCCCGACCGCATCGTGCTCAAGAAGTACGACCCGGTGGTCCGCAAGCACGTCGAATTCCGAGAGGAGCGCTAAGCCATGGCTAAGAAGAGCAAGATCGCCAAGAACAACCAGCGCGCCGAGATCGTCGCGCGCTACGCCGCGAAGCGTCTCGAGCTGAAGAAGGCGCTCATCGATCCGAACGGAACCGACGAGTCGCGCGAGGCCGCGCGCCAGGGTCTGCAGAAGCTGCCCCGCGACGCGTCGCCCATCCGTCTGCGCAACCGCGACGCGATCGACGGCCGCCCGCGCGGTGTCCTCAGCCAGTACGGCATCTCGCGTGTGCGCTTCCGCGACATGGCGCACCGTGGAGAATTGCCCGGAATCACGAAGTCTTCCTGGTAAGTTCAGTGGCGGTTCGGGGGCATCCCCGGGCCGCCACCGGCTTTTTAAGGCTCCCCACGGGGTCCGTCGGGAGCCGGTGAACTCCAGTTCACCAACTGAGCGCGGTCCGCGTACTGCAGAGAAAGTCCAGGAGGACATTCATGGCTGACAACACCCTCAACAAGACGGAGCTCGTCGCGAAGATCGCCGCCTCCACCGAGCTGAGCCAGGCCGCCGTCGGCCAGGTCATCGACTCGCTGTTCGCGACGCTCGCCGACTCGGTCAAGGCCGGCACCAAGGTCTCCATCCCCGGCTGGCTGTCGGTGGAGCGCACCGAGAGCGCCGCCCGCGAGGGCCGCAACCCCGCCACGGGCGAGACCATCAAGATCCCCGCGGGCTTCCGCGTCAAGGTCTCGGCGGGCTCGAAGCTCAAGGCTGCCGCCAAGTAAGTCTCGCGACTTGCCCGAAGGGCGTCGACCATCGCTGGTCGGCGCCCTTCGTCGTTCCCGGGCGCGGATGTGCGAGCGCCGGCGCTCGGGACGAGACGACCGGGCGGGCGCCCAGCGGCGAGCGCCTAGAATTCCGGGGTGCCGCGCATCGTCAGGGTGGCGGGTCCTGCCGTGCTCATCGCCGCAGCGCTCGTCGCCGTCGTCCTCTCCCTCGCCTTCGGCGGCGGCGCGACGGCACCCGCGATCGTCGACCCCGGTCCGATCGTGCGCTGGGGCCTCCCGATCACGAAGACCCTCGTCAACCTCGCCGTCGGCCTCACTCTCGGCTCCCTGCTGCTCGCCCTGATCGCGCTGAGCCCGAAGGAGCGCGAGTACGCGCGGGCGCTGGATGTCGCCGCCGCGGCCGGCGCCGCATGGACGATCACCTCCGCCGCGTGCGCGTTCTTCACCTTCCAGAGCGTCTACGTGCAGCCGGTCGCCTTCGACGACAGCTACGGCCAGGCGTTCGGTCAGTTCCTGACGCAGATCGCCGCCGGTCAGGCGTGGCTGGTCATGATGCTCGCCGGCGCCGTGATCACGGTGCTGTGCTTCGCGGTGCGGCACCAGCTGCTCATCCTCGTCACCTTCGTCATCGGCGTCGCCGCCCTCGCGCGCCTGTCGAACGAGGGCCACTCGGGCGACAGCTCGACCCACGACATCGCCGCGACCGCGATCTGGCTGCACATGGGCCTCGCCGCGATCTGGCTCGGCGGGCTGCTCACGCTCGTGCTGCTCAAGGGCACCCTCGACCGCGGACGCCTCGTGGTCGTGCTGCAGCGCTACTCCACGCTCGCGCTGATCGCCTTCATCGTCGTCGCCGCATCCGGCTACGTCAGCGCCGCGATCCGCGTCGGCAACCTGCCGAACCTGCTCACGCCCTACGGCGTGCTCGTGCTGGTCAAGGTCGCGGCGCTGCTGGCGCTCGGTCTGTTCGGCGCCGTGCAGCGACGGGTGCTGATCCGGGGGATCGGGCGCAGCGAGGGCAACGGCAGGTTCTGGATCCTCGTCGTCGCCGAGATCGCGTTCATGGGCATCGCGTCCGGCGTCGCGGCCGCGCTCGCGCGCACCCAGACCCCGCTCGCCGACACCGGCACCTCCCAGCTCGCGAACCCGACGCCGGCCGAGCTGCTCACCGACAAGCCGCTGCCACCCGAGCTGACGCCGCTGCGCTGGATCACCACGTGGAACCTCGACCTGATGTGGGCGCTCATCGTCGCGTTCGGCATCTTCTTCTACCTCGC encodes:
- the rpmG gene encoding 50S ribosomal protein L33, with translation MAKKAQDVRPIIKLRSTAGTGYTYVTRKNRRNNPDRIVLKKYDPVVRKHVEFREER
- the rpmB gene encoding 50S ribosomal protein L28, with the translated sequence MAAVCQVTGAVPGFGHNISHSHRRTKRRFDPNVQKKKYYVPSLRRTVTLTLSAKGIKVIDARGIESVVKDLLARGEKI
- a CDS encoding HU family DNA-binding protein; amino-acid sequence: MADNTLNKTELVAKIAASTELSQAAVGQVIDSLFATLADSVKAGTKVSIPGWLSVERTESAAREGRNPATGETIKIPAGFRVKVSAGSKLKAAAK
- the rpsN gene encoding 30S ribosomal protein S14, which codes for MAKKSKIAKNNQRAEIVARYAAKRLELKKALIDPNGTDESREAARQGLQKLPRDASPIRLRNRDAIDGRPRGVLSQYGISRVRFRDMAHRGELPGITKSSW
- a CDS encoding cytochrome c oxidase assembly protein encodes the protein MPRIVRVAGPAVLIAAALVAVVLSLAFGGGATAPAIVDPGPIVRWGLPITKTLVNLAVGLTLGSLLLALIALSPKEREYARALDVAAAAGAAWTITSAACAFFTFQSVYVQPVAFDDSYGQAFGQFLTQIAAGQAWLVMMLAGAVITVLCFAVRHQLLILVTFVIGVAALARLSNEGHSGDSSTHDIAATAIWLHMGLAAIWLGGLLTLVLLKGTLDRGRLVVVLQRYSTLALIAFIVVAASGYVSAAIRVGNLPNLLTPYGVLVLVKVAALLALGLFGAVQRRVLIRGIGRSEGNGRFWILVVAEIAFMGIASGVAAALARTQTPLADTGTSQLANPTPAELLTDKPLPPELTPLRWITTWNLDLMWALIVAFGIFFYLAGVWRLRRRGDRWPIHRSVLWIAGMLLLLWSTNGMPNVYEQFLFSAHMTVHMVLSMMIPVFLVLSAPVTLAMRAIHKRSDGSRGPREWILWAVHSKYATFLSHPIIASVLFAGSLWVFYYSPLFRWATTDHLGHMWMTVHFLIVGYLFVQMLVGIDPLPYRPPYPLRLLLLLATMAMHAFFGLSIIESSGLFLADWYGAMGRTWGDPPLVDQQAAGGIAWSVGELPTVSLAILVALMWSRSDAREAKRRDRKADRDGEADLEQYNRMLAERGARD